In Citrus sinensis cultivar Valencia sweet orange chromosome 4, DVS_A1.0, whole genome shotgun sequence, one DNA window encodes the following:
- the LOC102611757 gene encoding LOW QUALITY PROTEIN: caffeoylshikimate esterase-like (The sequence of the model RefSeq protein was modified relative to this genomic sequence to represent the inferred CDS: substituted 2 bases at 2 genomic stop codons) gives YVIPRHAPDLPAFLYSESLGGAIALYSTLRQTGAWDGLILNGAMCGISQKFKPPWPFEHLLFAVVWLVPSWRVGPTHGSLPMVSFKEEWKRKLVLSSPRRSVPRPRAATVLELLRVSRDLQGIXVXKILNEPQEEDDVVCDPACVEELYKHAASKDKTLRIYPGTWHQLIAEPEQNVELVSGEVVEWLRERASRATKGSDGSRPAAELDSGA, from the coding sequence TATGTCATTCCGAGACACGCACCCGATTTGCCCGCGTTTTTGTATTCCGAGTCCTTAGGTGGGGCCATAGCTCTTTACTCCACGCTCCGTCAGACGGGCGCGTGGGAtggtttgattttgaatgGGGCCATGTGTGGGATTAGCCAGAAATTCAAGCCTCCGTGGCCCTTCGAGCACCTTCTCTTCGCAGTCGTATGGCTGGTGCCTTCCTGGCGCGTAGGTCCCACCCACGGTTCTCTCCCGATGGTCTCCTTCAAGGAGGAGTGGAAGAGGAAGCTGGTGTTGTCGAGCCCCAGGAGGTCGGTGCCAAGGCCGCGTGCGGCGACCGTGCTGGAGTTGCTGCGCGTGTCGAGGGATTTGCAAGGGATTTGAGTATAAAAAATACTCAATGAGCCCCAAGAGGAAGACGACGTCGTTTGCGATCCCGCCTGCGTTGAAGAGTTGTATAAACATGCAGCCAGTAAGGATAAGACGCTGAGGATTTATCCAGGCACGTGGCATCAGCTGATTGCCGAGCCTGAGCAGAACGTTGAGTTGGTTTCTGGAGAGGTGGTGGAGTGGCTAAGAGAAAGAGCCTCACGCGCTACCAAGGGCAGTGATGGTTCGCGCCCTGCCGCTGAGTTAGATTCTGGCGCTTAA